The Arabidopsis thaliana chromosome 5, partial sequence genomic interval GGTTGGTTCAGGTGTGACCGCGAGTTTCTGGCAGGATAACTGGACTGTCATGGGCCTTTCATTCATTTGACTGGTCCAGTTGGACCTCTTCTTGCTTGTCTTCCTTTGAACTCGGTGGTTAGGGATGCTCTTCGGAATGACAACTGGTGGATCTCTACTAGTAGGAGTCGGAATCCTGTCATTGCCTTACTCAAAAGTTCTCTGCCGTCTGCCTCTAGCCTAATTGATTGTCCGCATGATGACTCTTACCTCTGGAAAATAGGTCATCATGCACCATCAAATAGGTTCTCCACATCGGATACTTGGAGATTTCTCGAGACTCCGTACAGTCCGGTTCCTTGGCACAAGGCAGTCTGGTTAAAAGATCATGTCCCGAAGCAGGCTTTTATTTGTTGGGTTGTAGCTCACAACAGGTTGCATACTCGTGATAGGCTCAGGAGTTGGGGCCTTTCGATTCCTTCGACTTGTGTTTTATGCAATAATCAGGATGAGTCAAGGGATCACCTTTTCTTTCAATGTCGTTACAGCTCAGAGATTTGGGGTTTCTTCACGGCTGCCTCCggtctctcttctcctcctaCTCCGTTTATGCATTGTCTGCTGTGGTTGATGAGTGCATCTCAGGATAGGAATGTGTCTCTTATTATCAAGCTCTTGTTCCAAGCATCGGTCTATTTCATTTGGAGAGAGCGTAACTTACGCGTTCATTCTAATAATATTAGGCCAGCTCATCTCATCATCAAAGAAATTCAGCTCATTGTCAGGGCCCGTTTGGACCCGCTTTCGCGGCCTTCTCGCGTGTCCCAGTCTCAGTCTCAGTCTCAATCTCGTTCCTCGCCGCTTGCGACTTGGTTTGGATTGTTCTGAGTTCCTCTCATGTCTCGTGACTTCCTCTGTTGCAGGTCTCTCTCTAAGCTGGGTCGTCGCTTTTCAGTCTTGGGTAGTCCTTCCCTTCTGTAAGCCTTTCTCTGTGTTCTTTTGTTGGacctctttctttcttttgggcTTTGTCTCTGTTGGGCCTGCGTGCCAGTTTTGGGCCTGCGTGCCTGCTGTTAGCCTTCGGGCCTTGTaatgtttaaagttttaaatggaaaaaaaaaaaaaaaaaaaacattcatctACTTGATAGTCTTGATTGATCAGTTTCATACAACTACTTTTCCCAAAAAGtatatcatttaatttaagTCATATGACTACTACTAGAACGTTTTGTCGTTAAACGAGGGCTAGTTTCCAAATCCTAAGACCATTCTCTGACAGAAGGAAATTTTGTTCTCAAATCCAATTTTTCCACAAAAATTCATAACCCTAACGTTTCATGATTATTGGACAGCCTATGTCCAAATGAATTCGGACTATTAACAGACGGGCCTAAATGATTTTAGCCCATATTAATTAGTTCAGTTTTAGGCTTAACTGGAAACAGACGATTTATATTAGGACAGGTCTAGCCCAAGGACATTAAGCCCGTTTGACATCTCTAACTGAAGGTTAGGTGCCACAAGCccaacaaatttcaaaaatgaaacaaatccTTGAGCGAAAATGAATCAGCTGTCAAGGTTTCTAGTTAGAAATAAACAGATTCAGTGACGAacatttacaaattacaacatAATAAAAACAGGGTTATTGATTTTAGTTTGTGTGCTTCAGTAATCAGACAGAATTGACGAACTTCTACGAAACCAGGTTATGCAATTCAATGGGTAGCCATATAAGTTCTAAGTGACGAAAATTGCGTTGATATCATCACCCTGATGAAGAATAAGAAACTTCAAATTGTTTAAGATGGTGAGGGCATAAAAGGATCATTAATATCGTATTAATCTATATCTTCACCAAGCTACTAATATCGATACGGACTTAATGTCACGCCTCCTACGAATTCCAACCATTAATCATAAATTTCAATAAGATTATGTAGCAGCAAAGAGGAAAAGATAGGTTATATAAAAGATtgaataaccaatcaaaaaatCCTCACGCAGCCATTACATGATTTGGGCAACtgggaaaaagagagagatcgatGTTCGATTCACTCGGCAAAAAGTTGccttcttttttaaaacaagaagctatcaaaatttgattttttttataaaaaaaataataataatttccCATCAGAGTAACTATGACAATATAGCATCATATGGAACTGATAAACAGATCCATAGCTTTCGATAAATATCCTCATTAGGAACAAATTGCACAAAACTTTTTAACcgagcaaacaaaaaaatattttcaaagaatTAACTAGAGGAAGATAGATGACAACAGCCAAAAGAAGCGTCTATATAAAGGAGAGGTtgcgatgatgatgatggtaaagATGGCGGCGGCTAACTAGGGTTTTGATGAAAGCCCTAAAGTTGCGTTGGCGttaatagtatatataagGGAATTGGCGAAGGCGGTTGAAAACTGTGGGCCTATATGTTCCAAATGTGGCCCATAACAAAATGACCCCAGCCCAAACTAATATGGATGTGACAGTTTTAAGAGTGACAAACTGAATTTGCCTGACACTGTTGCCAATTTTGGGCCTTATAgtatataaatgataaatcaGTGGTATTCACTTTTTACGTTTTTAAGCGTAATTTTGCTATGCTTTGTAGTAAAACTTATTTAGTCAGAGTCTTacagacaacaacaaaatggaACTcccaaaatttgattatagAGTAACATCGTTATAAAATGTGCGATtaggtttatttttcttgatcaaatcaaaatcctaaCAAGAATTTTCAGAAATACACCAACTAGAAACACTGAATTTCAAAAAGTGTCTCTGCCTATAAAGGAGCATTCCGAAGATATCTCATCTCATAAAGACCAGTGACTTGATCAGCAACAGCCCACATAATGGCTTGTCCTGGAGGAATCCTCATTAGCCTCGGCAATAACCCTCTCCATAAGGCCACTAATCCTTCCTCTGCATAAATCGTTCTAATGGCATGAACCATCCCTTTATATCTAATCCCACCTTCACTGTCTCTGCTCTGAGCCATCAACCTCGTTTTCACCACATCAAACGGTCCTGTGCAGAACGGACCTGCGGTTCCAGCTAAAAACCCTGAGATCATTGACTGCCATGGCTGCAAGATTTTACCGTCACCTTCGTGTTTGTTCCACAAGAGTATGTCAAACGCGTTTTTCGCTGTGAACATTACAGCTTGGTTGGTTCCGTTTCGCATAACCGTCGGTGCTGCACCTGACCATAAACCAAGTATGCTTTCTTCTCTCACGATGGTTCTAGCACAATGTATTGGTCCTTTGTACTTGAAAAGCTCAGGACTCAATCCTTTCTGCTGCTGAAGTCTAATTTTCACCACCTGGagataaaacagagaactcAACAGTGTTTTACTTGAGTAAATGTAAGCAAAATCTGTGTCAGACTCAAAATGCTTATGATTATGATGAACACGATTCTCCGAATCAAGAGTTGCCATGAACAATAGGGACCAAAGAGATTCGTTGGCCAAAAGCATCAAAACAGATCtcaacaaatcattttttatctctttgactaaaatatactaaataattGATGAACAGAGATGATTTTCTGGTGCAAGAATAATCTAACAATTTCAATTACACCAAATCTTTGACTCAACTAACACTCTGATGATTAAACTATAGTTTTAAATCGATTCataatctaataaaatattagagaaGCCATGTGATTTCATTGTCTCGAAAAGGCAACAAGACTTACCTCAAAGGGTGTAACAATGGCGAGAGCTTCAAGAACACCGGCACCGAATCCGGAAAGAAAACGGCCACGATTGCTGACCTTTCCGGTCTCGGAATCCTTAAAGGCGGTTTGAAACATGGCGTTGGATCCCATCCGAAGCGTGTACTTAAGCGTGAGATGAGTAGCGAACGGTGTTAAGCCTTTCCAGAGAGCACGAACTCCTTCGGTGCGAACCACCTTCGAACCACAGTGAGCGATTCCTTTGTAAGCGCCGACGCGATCTAGCTGGAGACGCGTTTTGATTACGTCGATTGGTTGGAGACAACAAGCCTCGACCACTCCGCCTAGTGAGCCTGAGACTGCTTTCATGTACGGCGGAATCTGCTTCTTCGATTCCGTTCTCGTCGCCATATCTGATTCCTCGGCCGGTGAGCGAATCAGAAATCGAGAAGgaagcagagagaaagagagagagagatattcgTCCTTCTTCTCGTTACAGACTCTCTGctatttattcttttgttattttccaaaaatgtttgctttagaaagaaagaaaaagataacaaaaagaaattgagattGTTTGTTGTATCCTTAAAGTGTGAGAAAGAAagtgacctttttttttttcttttagagatGTCATTGGCACAATATTCTCATAATAGTGggttttatttaaaataaatatgcatattcaatcaaaaaatgaaaatacttTTACATCTTCAAACCACGATAGTAGTGATCAAACacctttcaagtttcaacaacCAAGGTAAGTTTGGCGTAAATCGATTTCATCACCATAAAAATGGTAGATGTGATTTGGGCCTCTTATTaaaagggaccatctttgaTTTGATGTCTTATTCAACGGTCGTAAATGCCTAACCAAATGACTATGCTTGGTCATTGTTTTTAGTTTCGCAAGGCCAATAGCCATTGATTATTACCCTTTTCATTGCCTTTTTCGCTTTGTCCTCTTCTTTGGTTTAGAATGTTGTTGTTACgcgtttcttttttctttttctaggGACAATTTTGACGACACTCGGGTTCCAGAttttattattcaatttttgtttttctagaGCTGATATGAATATATGCTTATGTTCAAATGAGACACTATTGTGTTAGCTCTGGGAGACAGTAGTATATAACAATGGAAGCATGAGTGGAGAGTTTAGGAAAGAGTGATTAAGCTTTGGGAAAAAGAAATGCATTGTCCTAAATAAATAAGAGCTgtgaaaaacatatttgacTTTAATCGAATCCTATTATATCCTATATTAGTATATTGGGCCGATTGGACAGTAGATGATTGGACTATTGGGCCGATACAGAAACGATTATAGACATTAATTCTATACACAAGAGACATCCACAGCACCACAAGTCTGTTTCAAAACGGGCCCgtaatttacatatttaaaatcaaagcCACAGCCCAAAACGAAAAGAATCAATAAATGTGCTCTACAAATAAGTAGGAAGCAAAAGACGATAGAAATTCCTTCATACAGTGGTTAGTCACTCCGGAAGAGTTGGGtttaagagaagagaaacagcACCAAAAGATCACTGGTTGTTTAATCCACAAGCTTATTACTTTTTAACATTCTTTATACAAAGATAAACAGACCTCCCTACTTGAGCTGACCCATGTGATTTACTGAGGTTTTAAGATTCCACACTAGAATGATCAGGGTTTCTTCGTggactgcaaaaaaaaagcaaagttGTTTAGTCTTAAATGtcaatatatgttttgtagAATCAATGAAAGATTGTATGCATAAAAACTCACGTCAATGTTCTTGGCAAATTCTTCCATTTGCTGAGCGACTTTCTCCCTGTTCTCTGCAGCTGGAAAACAAACATCCACTTTTTAATAAGATTGTGGGTTACAACAAGCAGACCAATCATTATTGAGCTAAAGTATGAAGATGCTAACCCATTTTAGAGAGGTTTTCTATTCTCTTTGAAGTCCTCACAGCAAATCTCTGGAAAGCATGGCTGCCATAACAGAATATAAACAATTAGACATCCATTAGCGAATGTCCAGGGAGTCACTAAGACTACTAAAGAATCTTATCAATCagacaaataaaaaggaatcaaacaaaaacaaaacaataaacagCCTCAGTCTCTTAGCTTCACGTTTAACGTCATGTCTTTAATCAGGACAAGCCTACGAAAATCATCACCGGCAGTAATCCACACCCCAAAAAACAACATAATGAAAAACCGACAATCCTAAACAAAGTAAAACCTGAGTtatctaaaaacaaatttgaataaaactCAGGACAAAATGTTCACTTAAAAATCAGCGAATAGCTTTGCGCAAAGCCAAAAAGAAATGTACAAATTGCAAACACCAAAAAATGTAGAACCTAAACTATAACAATTCCAAAACTAAagccaaactttttttttatcacaaagaaaaaaaaaaagtgtctCAAACTTCCTACGCTGCAGCGTATGGTAAATTACGTAGCAAACCAGCTGAAGTTGAGATTAATCTTGCTTCAATATTGAACGAGCCGATAAGGAACATATTTCCAATCCAATCAGCCAGAGAAAGAAGCTTACTTTTTGATATCTACCCAATTCATCATTAAAAAGTACAAACCCTAAATCGTTATAAGGAATGAAAGTACCTGTTTGCCAAACCATTAACTATGAACTCGTTCGCAACGTATGAGATCACTCTCGCAATAAAGTTTCCTCCTCCCGCCATTCTCGCTCTTTCCTATCaaaaacgaaaccctaatgTCAATAATTATCCACCAAATCGCAACAATTTCTAGAGAAAACTAAATCCAACAGGAAAATAAGAGACAGAAACTCGAAAAATCACAgctttacaaacaaaatcaaacaacaattGATAAAACCTCAGATGAATCAAGAGATCGTATAAGCAAGAGAATCGGCCTTACCTGATGCAAACGAAGAGGAAGGTTCGAGACCCAACAAGATCTGCGTCAAGTCCCTATTTTACATTATACCAGATTTGTCCATTATATAGACCTCGCATCTTCCTCGTGACGGCGAATGAGTTTTTGCGTAATTTGTCTTAGGTCTCTCATCGGACGGTCACGATGTTCTGTAACAAAATCGAACGGTTCATATTACCCACTAGTCAACATTAACCTAAAAACTCTTAGTTCTGGAATTCCTATTTTACCCTTGTTTCTCCCTCTATTTACAAATAGGCCAGAGACGGGCCAGGCCCATCTAGGCCTTgtaatattattacttttgttttagtcACTTCAAGGTCATATAATAAACGGGCCGAGTCTGTTTGATCTTATGAAAATTGACGACAATCACAATACactgaaacaaacaaatctccGACAACACAAGaggagaaaaacagaggatttggGTTTTTCCCGTTTAACCCTCAGCTTCCTCCTAGCTTGATTTACAAATGAGCCAATAGGATCCGATTCCATGTATCGGGTAGTCCAGGTAAACACCAATGTATACAATCAGCGTGATGCATTGGATCAGCCCTCTGCTCAGCGGTTAGGATCTTGCCACCTGTCTCGGTGTAAACTGATGTGTGAGCGTCGATGCGATACTCAGAGAGCTGCGTGATGTTGATGACTGTCACATGCGTAGTCATGTGCTTTATCACGCTTGACACTACTTTCATCATCTGCTTGTTAGAGCCTGTTCCCCAAAACTTCTTATCTTTTATCGGTTTCGTCTCGTTGAAACACTTCGTGCCGTTTGGCTTTCCCCAATCCGCACTTCTGAACGTTTTACATAACACTTTACGTTAATCACAAACCAAACacatcaaaacatataataaaactaaatgttTACCTAGTATGAGTAGGAGACATGGTGGTGAAGAAGACTCTGGTCTTATTAGGGTCAACGGTGGAGTCTACCCAATTAGCCCATGTCTTGAGTCCTAGCCTGTAAGCCACTTGTGTGTCTAGTGCCTCTGCACCACTCTCTCCATTTCCGAAAGAACCCCACAGAGCTTTCATGCGGAGACCACTCATCCACCAAACATAAGTgttgaaaaccaaaatatcaGCTCCTTCCCAAAACTTAGCTCGATCTTTCACTGAGTCCACTTTCACTATCCGTTTCTTTGGATCCGAAATCACAGGTATATCTGTGTTTGATTCGACGATATACGGTGCCCAATAGAACTCTATAGTCGCATTGTATTCCTATGAatcaagaaaaacagagaaacataaaataaaaatctaagcTTTGCTTGTAATACAAGGTACTGTGATATCTGACCTAACAAGGTTTGCGTTGTAACGCAAGCTACCATCACTTAACGTACCTTTGCTTTAAATACAAAGTATTTTTGGCTACGCTTCATTGATTTTTCTCCTTCGGGTATTATTGATTCCACCAAACACACGAACGATTCCCATTGGCTTCGTTGCAACGAATCTCCCACAAAAAGTAGTCTTTTTCCTCTGAGTTTGTTCATTGCTAACTTCGGACTAAATCTGTTTGGAATTGAAATGAAGCTCATAAAGGTTCTGTCTCAAACCTTGAACCAAACTAGTGTTAGTTTGTGTTACTAAGTTGTATTTTACCGTGGAATTGTACAGTCATCAGGCTGCCATTCCCACCGAAGATAATCAGTTTCTGGCTGTCCGTTTTTCATACAAGAGAATTGACGATCGATGTATGGACATGATCTATCGGTGTAGAGTGGTTCAATTGAGCTATTGTAAACCCATTTCCCTGCTGCAACGTTACACTCTTCGGGATCGAATTCGAACCTGTCGTCAAGCACTTCCAATATCTCTGATCTTTCCTTTCGAATTTTCTCCTCTGGCAACAAGGAAAAGCAGGGGAATTTCATGAGACTACTTGCACAACAAGAAAGGAACACTGAAATTGgacaaaacagagttttcaGATTCGAGTATCGCGTATGTGCTTACTAGGTTTCGAGCTAACATCTTTCCTCGGACAAGACTTTAGcttgaagaaagatgaagacgaagaggaagaagaagacaacaagctGATTCTTTCAGTGTATAAGAGAATGAAGAACATGAAACCACAAAGAACGAGAACGATGATGGAGAGAGGAATCTTGGTTCCTCCTACTCCTCTATTAGGAATCAAGAAGCTCATAGTGGCAAATCTGGTAATTTATGTAAAGAACGTGTCGAAATTAGGAATTATAGGGAAAGATGTCAAGTGagtgttatggtttttatttggGAAATTAGGAATTGAGTAGGAGTGAAGCTAAAGGCATGTTTGGATGTGTTGCTTCCATCTTTTTGCCCAATTTAATAAAGATGTGGTTAGGGAGGTTATGACTTATGATTGGGTTTTGTCTATTGATTAGAACCTCTAAACGTGAAATGCACATTGTTATTCATTAGGTCATTGTTTTTAGAAGGCTTCCTTGTAGTTGTATTATTTCAATCAATAATTTAGAATTTCATGTTGAATATTGGACCAAAAATAACTGGTGTTGTTGATCACACCATATATACAATCTACTTACttagtatatttatttattcaactAATGAGTTGTTTACACACATGAATCTCTTCAACTGAAAAGATCTTATTTATTCAACTAAATGTAtaacatatcaaatttaagtatttaactGTTGAATAAATTTACTTGATTAAATTCTAGTTATTATATTCGTATATACCTAGAAGACTAGACCATATATAGAGCAACTTACAAAGTTGCAATGACATGGAAGTTCAAAAGAAACTGTTAATTTGATGAGGAGGGTTAATCAACTGATTCAAATCGCTAATCAATCATCATTCCTCAAAAGTCGTTTAGTGTGAGGAACATATGGTTAAGGAATCGTTGTTATCTTCGCCATCGACATCAGATTAaacaacagaaaacaaaaatatcgaATTTATCAATGGGCACATGAAAACGAAATAAACAGGCACCAACTAAATACAATAGTTGGTGTTGCTTGTAAAATCAACAATAGTTCATGTTAGTTATTTTTAGTAGATAAATTGGTAAAGCAATTATTAAAGGCAAACACAAATCATTAAGTGATTAATAATGCAACTAATTAATAATGCATATATAGTGGGGAGTGTTGCAACATACTTTCCGTCATTAAATCAGATATTATGTTTTAGTATGAAGAAAAAGGGGTTAACTGAGGAAAAAAATGGAGATGCGGGGTATCGATCCCCGTACCTCTCGCATGCTAAGCGAGCGCTCTACCATCTGAGCTACATCCCCATCGTTGTTCAACCGTTCAAATACTTAAAATATCGGCTTACAATCAAAAGTTATTCCTGTTTGTGTCTGGGCTAGTAATGGGCTTTCGAATACGTTTCGAGATTGATGTATTAGCATCTCCGTACAAACCAATAAGTTAATGCCAACAACATAGAAACTTGCCTATATTCTTGAGGTTTTGGACAAAACAATTCGATCTATATTATTACGTAAATTATaatgagttttggttttaaaaacaaattttaaagggtttatatttcttatttttatatacaaaaaatagaagTGAAATAATTTGGAGAGATATGCTTagatagaagaaagaaacagaaatgCATAATAATTGGTCGAGAGTTGATAGGGAATAAGGCAAGTCTCTTTGTGGCAATATTATTCACGCGCGTCAGACATTATTTAGATTTGTCTCTCTGCTTTCGTTGCCTCTTTTTCCGGTGTGAACTAAGCGACCCAAGTACTTTCTCCTTCACCTTTGAAAATGACGCCACGCATATCAGATTTTCTCgtgtttcttattttgaaaaaaagttgaaaaagttgaaaaaggaaaagtaaaaaagaatctgtaaatattttatactaccattctcttctttttctttgtacacttcgaattttgaatttggaaTCTTTGATCTTGACGATCATGCCTTGCAAATATTTAGCTAGTGAAGCCATCAACTTTTTATAGAAAGATATTATTTAACATAACAATAGCATCATATCTTAATGAACTAAAAGAAGTACTAGCTACATTGTGTTACCCGTTGCGCATGTATTGTATCAACGaatgaaattataaaaactaacGCTAACTAAATGGCCAAATAtaatcaaacagaaaaaacaagaagttCTATATTATGAAACAGACTAATCGTGAGTAAATGTAATGATCAGATTAATCATACATTATTAATCTCTTAAACTCGACgacaagaaaatcaatgaaTACCTTTAAGTTAGTTGCTCTAAAGActctctatatatgtttataataGTAAAGCGAAGTAGATAGGTTTCGAAGAGGCCTTTTGCAACTTTATAATATTCATCTTGTAAAGATTCTAATCACTATTCAAAAGATTGATCCCGCCAACTTATTTAGTATCTGATAAAGATTTAGTCCTCTATATCTTAAAATGAATTGTTTTACCGTGCAGTGCACATTGAGAAATAAGCTagaagtttcttttgttgaacTGTCATTCTGGCTAAAATTATAgttctttcaaaaaattatagtaaCGGAAAATTTTCACATTTCAAGTTTGTTTAACATTACTAATCTGACTTTAGCTAAattctcattttattttagaattgcATGTGACATATTGGTTTGCTAACTATATACATCTACTTCAAAATTCAAGTTTCAACCTGAAGTTATATTCAGTATGTTTGAAAAGTAAATCACATATAGTAACATTTTGTTCAAAGCTTTAAAGCAATCAGAACAAAGTTTGaccattttaaatataaaacttacgtgaaggaaaaaaagttgttACATGAcctttattttgaaataattgatGAGCATATCAATAGTATCAAAGTTTCTTTCAAAAGTATCAAAGTTTCTTTTCGTCCGTTGAGTttcaaaaaacagaatcatCAGAGCATATCACTTTGGATATAGCTTTTAAATTGATCCTGGGTACTTTTTCCTTTCTATGTTACCAATAATTaatctattatatattatgTCATAAGATACATACCGATAAGAAATAAGTGAAATATAATGGTTACATCATTAactgaaaacatattttattcactgcaaacaaataaaataacataacaTAGTAATTTTGGTAAGATCTTAAAATATCTGAAGTGACTTAATATGATTAATTAGATTGAGTTACCAATTAATATAAACTGAATAATAAACGTTTATTAAACTACAATTTCACTTAACATATCAAAATTTCACGATACTTTTGTTTACCCATATAGTTTTgctttaatttaattagttggTGGGTCCTCGCAAATAATGAGAAATTGTGTGTTCTTCTTGTCCTTATAAATACCAAGAACTTGTTTGCACATTTTCACACACACTCCAACTTAAAGCACTATcattatcaccatcatcattatcagcCATCACCATGACCCAACGAGCCAACCCTAAGACCGGCTGCCTCACGGCGGTAGTCCGCCGTCTTCTATGCTCTGGTAGCCAACAGACTCACCCTTCCGACAACATCCTCGACTCTGACGAAACACTCCAACTACTAATCTCTTACGAAGAAAACGAAGAGCCaaagaaagagatcaaaaCCGAAACCGAAACCCAAAACGATGACGTCTCTCTTCAccctccaccacctcctcctcctcccaaCGTTGTAGCCAAACTCATGGGGCTAGATCATCCCGCACCCGGATCAAAACGGTTCCGGTACTTTGATGATTCCGGTTCGGCTGTCACAAGGAGCAAATCGGTTAACTTCATGGACTACATCCTAAAAGGtcacgaggaagaagaagaaaacgaagacgAGAAAGACGGTCAACGTCAGTGCCGGAGAGTCAAAGCTTCCGTTTCTTTCCGTGAGATAGTCCCAACCTCGGCGAGATGGAGCTCTAataaccaacaaaagaaacatgattTCCTGCTGTTGTATCTTGACAAGCTTGACGAGAAGAGAGAACTTGTCGGATCATCGTCTTTTTCGAGGTCTAAAAGGTTCGAGAAGGTTGTGGAAGATTCCAAGAAGCCGCCATTGCCACCTTCGGCgccgaagaagaaggagaacgAGAAAGTTGCTAAGAAGTTTAAAGATGAGCCGAGGAAAGttgcgaagaagaagaagagtgagaATCGAAATGACGTTAACGGAGCCAAGAAAGTTCGTTGGTTTCTTTCTCCATCTAAGAGTAAGTCGTCGTCGGAGAAGACTGCGCTTCTAGGAGAATCAAAGAATATTCGGGCTGATGAGTTTATCGGAAAAGAGAGTGAGTCGCCGGAGAATAAGTCTAACGCGAGTCCGGTTTCGGTTCTTGATCGAGATCTTTATGATTATCTAATCCT includes:
- the mSFC1 gene encoding Mitochondrial substrate carrier family protein (Mitochondrial substrate carrier family protein; FUNCTIONS IN: transporter activity, binding; INVOLVED IN: transport, mitochondrial transport, transmembrane transport; LOCATED IN: mitochondrial inner membrane, membrane; EXPRESSED IN: 23 plant structures; EXPRESSED DURING: 15 growth stages; CONTAINS InterPro DOMAIN/s: Mitochondrial substrate carrier (InterPro:IPR001993), Mitochondrial substrate/solute carrier (InterPro:IPR018108), Adenine nucleotide translocator 1 (InterPro:IPR002113); BEST Arabidopsis thaliana protein match is: Mitochondrial substrate carrier family protein (TAIR:AT2G37890.1); Has 1807 Blast hits to 1807 proteins in 277 species: Archae - 0; Bacteria - 0; Metazoa - 736; Fungi - 347; Plants - 385; Viruses - 0; Other Eukaryotes - 339 (source: NCBI BLink).) yields the protein MATRTESKKQIPPYMKAVSGSLGGVVEACCLQPIDVIKTRLQLDRVGAYKGIAHCGSKVVRTEGVRALWKGLTPFATHLTLKYTLRMGSNAMFQTAFKDSETGKVSNRGRFLSGFGAGVLEALAIVTPFEVVKIRLQQQKGLSPELFKYKGPIHCARTIVREESILGLWSGAAPTVMRNGTNQAVMFTAKNAFDILLWNKHEGDGKILQPWQSMISGFLAGTAGPFCTGPFDVVKTRLMAQSRDSEGGIRYKGMVHAIRTIYAEEGLVALWRGLLPRLMRIPPGQAIMWAVADQVTGLYEMRYLRNAPL
- a CDS encoding UvrABC system C protein (unknown protein; FUNCTIONS IN: molecular_function unknown; INVOLVED IN: biological_process unknown; LOCATED IN: endomembrane system; EXPRESSED IN: 24 plant structures; EXPRESSED DURING: 15 growth stages; Has 30201 Blast hits to 17322 proteins in 780 species: Archae - 12; Bacteria - 1396; Metazoa - 17338; Fungi - 3422; Plants - 5037; Viruses - 0; Other Eukaryotes - 2996 (source: NCBI BLink).) — its product is MAGGGNFIARVISYVANEFIVNGLANSHAFQRFAVRTSKRIENLSKMAAENREKVAQQMEEFAKNIDSTKKP